A region from the Sorex araneus isolate mSorAra2 chromosome 6, mSorAra2.pri, whole genome shotgun sequence genome encodes:
- the LOC105943337 gene encoding LOW QUALITY PROTEIN: methylmalonate-semialdehyde dehydrogenase [acylating], mitochondrial-like (The sequence of the model RefSeq protein was modified relative to this genomic sequence to represent the inferred CDS: inserted 2 bases in 1 codon; substituted 1 base at 1 genomic stop codon), whose product MAALVSAAAMRSRILQISSKVNSAWYPASSFSSSVSTVKLFIDGKFVDSKSDKWIDIHNPATNEVIGRVPQATKAEMDAAVASCKRAFPAWADTSILSRQQLLLRYQQLIKDNLKEIARLITLEQGKTLEDAEGDVFRGLQVVEHACSVTYLMLGETMPSITKDMDLYXPLGVCAGIAPFNFPATIPLWMFPMATVCGNTFLMKPSERVPGATMFLAKLLQDAGAPEGTLNIILGQHDAVNFICDHPGIKAISSVGSNQAGEYIFEKRSKHGKRVQANMGAKNHGVVMPDANKENTLNQLVGAAFGAAGQRCMALSTAILVGQAKKWLPDLVERAKNLKVNAGDQPGADLGPLITPRAKERVCNLIDSATKEGASLLLDGRKIKVKGYENGNFVGPTIISKVKPNMTCXKEEIFGPVLMVLETETLDETIKIVNDNPYGNRTAIFTTNGATARKYSHLVDVGQVGVNVPIPVPLPMFSFTGSRSSFRGDTNFYGKQGIQFYTQLKTITSQWKEEDATLSSPAVVMPTMGC is encoded by the exons ATGGCGGCTCTCGTGTCTGCGGCTGCGATGCGGTCCCGGATCCTGCAGATTTCTTCCAAGGTGAACTCCGCTTGGTACCCAgcatcttccttctcttcttcagtGTCAACGGTCAAGCTCTTCATCGATGGGAAATTTGTTGACTCCAAAAGTGACAAATGGATTGACATCCACAATCCAGCCACCAATGAGGTCATTGGTCGGGTTCCTCAGGCCACCAAGGCTGAAATGGATGCAGCCGTTGCATCCTGCAAACGTGCATTTCCCGCATGGGCAGACACTTCAATATTAAGCCGTCAGCAGCTCCTGCTCCGCTATCAGCAACTTATTAAAGATAACTTGAAAGAAATTGCCAGGTTAATCACGTTGGAACAAGGGAAGACCCTCGAAGATGCTGAAGGAGATGTATTTCGAGGCCTTCAGGTGGTTGAACATGCATGCAGCGTGACATACCTCATGCTGGGAGAAACCATGCCATCCATCACTAAAGACATGGACCTTTA TCCTCTGGGAGTATGTGCAGGCATCGCCCCCTTCAATTTTCCGGCCACGATCCCCCTGTGGATGTTCCCCATGGCCACGGTGTGTGGGAATACCTTCCTGATGAAGCCATCGGAGAGAGTCCCTGGAGCAACTATGTTTCTTGCTAAGTTGCTCCAGGATGCTGGTGCCCCTGAGGGAACACTGAACATCATTCTCGGACAACATGATGCTGTAAATTTTATCTGTGATCATCCGGGTATCAAAGCAATCAGCTCTGTAGGCTCCAACCAGGCAGGAGAGTACATCTTTGAGAAACGGTCGAAACATGGCAAGAGAGTTCAAGCCAACATGGGAGCCAAGAACCATGGCGTAGTCATGCCTGATGCCAATAAGGAAAATACTTTGAATCAGCTGGTTGGGGCAGCTTTCGGAGCTGCTGGCCAGCGTTGCATGGCTCTTTCCACGGCAATCCTGGTGGGACAAGCTAAGAAATGGCTGCCTGACTTAGTGGAACGTGCCAAAAACTTGAAAGTCAATGCAGGAGACCAGCCTGGAGCAGATCTAGGCCCTCTGATCACTCCGCGGGCCAAAGAGCGAGTCTGTAATCTGATTGATAGTGCAACAAAGGAGGGAGCTTCCCTTCTTCTTGATGGTCGAAAAATTAAAGTCAAAGGCTATGAAAATGGCAACTTTGTTGGCCCAACCATTATCTCAAAAGTCAAGCCAAATATGACCTGTTAGAAAGAGGAGATTTTTGGTCCAGTGCTTATGGTTCTGGAAACAGAAACTCTGGATGAAACCATCAAGATTGTGAATGACAACCCGTATGGGAACCGAACGGCCATCTTCACCACCAACGGGGCCACCGCTCGGAAATACTCACACCTGGTAGATGTAGGACAGGTGGGTGTGAATGTCCCCATTCCAGTGCCTTTGCCAATGTTCTCATTCACTGGCTCTCGCTCTTCGTTCAGAGGCGACACCAATTTTTATGGCAAACAGGGCATCCAGTTCTATACTCAGCTAAAGACAATCACTTCTCAGTGGAAAGAAGAGGATGCTACTCTTTCCTCACCTGCTGTCGTCATGCCTACCATGGGCTGTTAG
- the LOC101545352 gene encoding olfactory receptor 52K1-like yields the protein MAGWSNSSTNVSYTSFILVGFPGLRESRGLLVLPFLSLYVVIVSANALVIHTVLVQRSLHQPMYLLIALLLAVNICAATTVIPAMLFSFSSRFNRISLARCLGQMFCIYFLIVFDCNILLVMALDRFVAICHPLRYPELVTSRALAGLLALAAARSTGIVAPVVGLAARVRFCRSDVIHHFACEHMALMKLSCGDISLNKTVGLVIRLFNRVLDLLLLGASYSRIIHAAFRISAGGARSKALNTCGSHLLVIFTVYSSTMSSSIVYRLARSASQDVHNLLSAFYLLLPCLVNPIIYGARTKEIRQHLATMFRWGKPQDPTGKP from the coding sequence ATGGCCGGGTGGAGCAACAGCAGCACCAACGTGTCCTACACCAGCTTCATCCTGGTGGGCTTCCCGGGGCTCCGGGAATCCCGCGGCCTGCTGGTGCTGCCCTTCCTCAGCCTCTACGTGGTGATCGTTTCTGCCAACGCCCTGGTCATCCACACAGTGCTGGTCCAGAGGAGCCTGCATCAGCCCATGTACCTGCTCATCGCCCTGCTCCTGGCCGTCAACATCTGCGCCGCCACCACCGTGATTCCCGCCATGCTCTTCAGCTTCTCCAGCCGCTTCAACCGCATCTCTCTGGCTCGCTGCCTGGGGCAGATGTTCTGCATCTACTTCCTCATCGTCTTCGACTGCAACATCCTCCTGGTCATGGCCCTGgaccgctttgtggccatctgccacccgcTCCGCTACCCGGAGCTAGTGACCAGCCGGGCGCTGGCGGGGCTGCTGGCGCTGGCGGCCGCCCGGAGCACGGGCATCGTGGCCCCCGTGGTGGGGCTGGCCGCCCGGGTCCGCTTCTGCCGCTCGGACGTGATCCACCACTTCGCGTGCGAGCACATGGCGCTGATGAAGCTCTCCTGCGGGGACATCTCCCTCAACAAGACGGTGGGGCTGGTCATCCGCCTCTTCAACCGCGTCCTGGACCTGCTGCTGCTCGGCGCCTCCTACTCGCGCATCATCCACGCCGCCTTCCGCATCTCGGCCGGCGGGGCCCGCTCCAAGGCGCTCAACACCTGCGGCTCCCACCTGCTGGTCATCTTCACTGTCTACTCGTCCACCATGTCCTCGTCCATCGTCTACCGGCTGGCCCGCTCCGCCTCCCAGGACGTCCACAACCTGCTCAGCGCCTTCTACCTGCTGCTCCCGTGCCTGGTCAACCCCATCATCTACGGGGCCAGGACCAAGGAAATCCGGCAGCACCTGGCCACTATGTTCCGATGGGGAAAGCCCCAGGACCCCACTGGGAAGCCCTAG